The following are encoded in a window of Mycolicibacterium tusciae JS617 genomic DNA:
- a CDS encoding LysR family transcriptional regulator, producing MEQNLPFDLDALLVFGKVVESRSLSKAAVLLGMPKSTVSRKLTKLESDLGIKLLRKNTHQLTVTDLGEKVYSHAVNILAEANGVRALVEGSKQEPQGELRVAIPIFLGIDYASRVGAAFLQHYPHSRLDIRLVDNLVDPIKDGFDVVFGTGPLQDSTLIARKVFSLELFLCASPDFVRQLPEPITDPAQLDTLPFIDFGFGGLRKFSVAKQKRRYELTPAVRARTNNFQVCKQYILQGLGIGPMPTQIICTTELREGSIVPVLPEWQLEAMDVHMIYPFELSFSTLISAFYETACEIIVENSTRA from the coding sequence ATGGAACAGAACCTGCCTTTCGACCTCGACGCCCTGCTGGTATTCGGCAAGGTCGTCGAGAGCCGCAGCCTGTCGAAGGCGGCGGTCCTGCTCGGCATGCCCAAGTCCACGGTGAGCCGCAAGCTGACAAAGCTCGAATCCGACCTCGGCATCAAGCTGCTGCGCAAGAACACCCATCAGCTCACCGTCACCGACCTCGGCGAGAAGGTCTACAGCCACGCCGTGAACATCCTCGCCGAAGCCAACGGCGTCCGCGCCCTGGTCGAGGGCAGCAAACAGGAACCGCAGGGCGAGCTGAGGGTCGCGATACCGATCTTCCTCGGCATCGACTACGCGTCGCGGGTCGGCGCTGCGTTCCTCCAGCACTATCCCCACTCGCGGTTGGACATCCGGCTGGTGGACAACCTCGTCGATCCGATCAAGGACGGGTTCGACGTGGTGTTCGGCACCGGGCCGCTGCAGGATTCGACATTGATCGCGCGAAAGGTGTTCAGCCTCGAACTCTTCCTGTGCGCCTCACCCGACTTCGTACGGCAGTTGCCCGAGCCGATCACCGACCCCGCACAGCTGGACACCCTGCCGTTCATCGACTTCGGCTTCGGCGGCCTACGAAAGTTCAGCGTGGCCAAGCAGAAGCGCCGATACGAGCTGACACCTGCGGTACGGGCGCGCACCAACAACTTTCAGGTGTGCAAGCAGTACATCCTGCAGGGCCTTGGCATCGGCCCCATGCCCACGCAGATCATCTGCACGACCGAACTGCGCGAGGGCAGCATTGTGCCCGTCCTGCCGGAGTGGCAGCTCGAGGCGATGGACGTGCACATGATCTATCCGTTCGAGCTTTCGTTCTCCACACTCATCAGTGCGTTCTACGAGACCGCGTGCGAGATCATCGTCGAGAATTCAACGCGGGCTTAG
- a CDS encoding nitroreductase/quinone reductase family protein translates to MSNESAIRQERRDWAAQHREAYLRSGGTQGHVMDISDAGGHAFTTHCLIRVKGRKSGRTQIVPLIYGDIAGEVVIVASKGGADSNPDWYLNLRAGDEVDVQIATQAFRASWREPEGEERHRIWDFMAHVYPPYLSYQRATTRHIPVIMLTPGTPIDVFEESDLPSS, encoded by the coding sequence ATGAGTAACGAGTCGGCCATCCGCCAGGAACGCCGTGACTGGGCCGCCCAGCACCGCGAGGCGTACCTGCGCTCCGGCGGCACGCAGGGCCATGTGATGGATATCAGCGACGCCGGCGGCCATGCATTCACCACCCACTGTTTGATCAGGGTCAAAGGCCGCAAGTCGGGTCGGACGCAGATCGTTCCGTTGATTTACGGCGACATCGCCGGTGAGGTCGTGATCGTCGCGTCCAAGGGCGGGGCCGACTCCAACCCTGATTGGTATCTCAACCTTCGCGCCGGCGACGAGGTCGACGTACAGATCGCCACCCAGGCGTTCCGGGCGTCGTGGCGAGAACCCGAAGGTGAAGAGCGACACCGGATCTGGGACTTCATGGCGCATGTGTATCCGCCCTATCTCAGCTATCAGAGGGCGACGACGCGACACATTCCGGTGATCATGCTGACTCCCGGCACGCCTATCGACGTATTCGAGGAATCGGACCTTCCGTCCTCGTGA